From the Chitinivorax tropicus genome, the window GATCGCGCCATTGGCAAACAGCGATGGGGCGTTATTGGTATTGGTCATGATGTCACCGCCAACAATTCAAGAGTCAAATCGGTAAAGCCATTCGGCACATAGATGCTGACCGACTGGCCTTGCAGCATGCGCTCGTACAGCGGGCCACGCGGCTCCAGCTCGAAATAGAAGCTGCCCGGTCGGATTGGAATGGCGGAAGGGACTTGTGCAGCATGGATCAGCCGAACACCTGGCATGGCTGAGAGCACCAGCTTGTCCACATCATCCGGCGAGCCGATTTTGAAGCGGATCGGTACCGTGTCCACAATCTCGCTGGCCTGTAGCGATGCGCCAACGGCCAGATAGAAGCGGGTGTTGGCATCGATTTTCTGCGAATCCAGCCGACCCAGCCAATAGGATGGCTTGGTTTCTGTCAGGACGATGCTGAAGAACCGCGCCGAGATGACGGTTTCCAGCAGTTCGCGGATGATCATGTCCAGTTTCGACACGCAACCTGACAGATCCATATGAGAGTAGCTTGGCAGATCGGTCAACGTATAGGATTTGGCAAAGGTCATCAGGCTGCCAGCCAGCTGCAACAGCTGTTGAAATAGCCGTTCCGGATGCAATTGCGGGTGCTGATACAGATGCAGCAGGCCGGCATACGCAGTGCTGGCTGTGTGTAAAAGCCAGAAGGATGCTACATCGCCCGACCGGAACTCAATGACATTCTTGCCGGGCTCCCGGTGGTGCCCATACAACGCTCCAACCTTGGCTTGCAGGATGTCCAGCAGGCGCCGCAACATCTGAATCAGGGTGCCGGAAGAGTCAATGGCGGTGGACGGAGGAATGAAGGCAGTATCCAGATCAAACCCGCCGGTCTGGGATTTACGCACCCTGGCGATCGGCAGGACGACATAACCTTCGTGCGAATGGCGGTCGGTCAGGAGCACCACCTTCCGTTTCAACAGCTGCACCTCGGCGGGCACGGCACCGGTGTACAGGTCTTGCGCATCCACATTGGCCTGCTCATAGCGGGTCAGCTTACCGGCAGGCTCATTCAGCAAGGCGGCATTGGCAATCCCCGGCTTGAGCGGCACCATGGCTGCATAAACCAGGAACTGATCAGGCAGATCGGCAACAGCAGTCAGGTTCAGCCCATCCGGCAGGTTGTCCGTTTCAGGGGCGCATACCCACTCGCCATCTGGCAGAACAGCATGCAATGTTTGCAGCGAAAATACGCCTGCAGCGAGGGCAGCGGTATCCAGTTGGATTTCCCGGACACCCCAGCAATAGGGATGCAGCAAGCGGCTGGTGGCCGCCAGCTGTGCATCATGATAGGCATCCTGTAATTGAAAGTGCTGCGGGCGCAAAAAAAGGCCTTCGCCCCAGAGTACGCGTGAAGCAGGATTCATGCTTGGTATTCTTTCGGAATGATCGTCTGCTGATCAAATATCAGTTGTTCTAAAGTGTTCAGCCAATAACTATTCATCAGGTTCTGTTCGCAAGGCGCAAGCGAGGGGCGCGAAACCGTGCCGACTGAACCTAACCTCGTGGGCAGGCAACATCTCTGGGAGAAGACAAGGTCGCCAGCATTTTCGCATCTTTCAGGCCGCTTGACACGGTCAACCCGCACCGGTGCACCCCAACGATCAAGGGGGCATCCGTGAGCACCTGGTTGAGTGGTATGGCGAC encodes:
- the tssK gene encoding type VI secretion system baseplate subunit TssK yields the protein MNPASRVLWGEGLFLRPQHFQLQDAYHDAQLAATSRLLHPYCWGVREIQLDTAALAAGVFSLQTLHAVLPDGEWVCAPETDNLPDGLNLTAVADLPDQFLVYAAMVPLKPGIANAALLNEPAGKLTRYEQANVDAQDLYTGAVPAEVQLLKRKVVLLTDRHSHEGYVVLPIARVRKSQTGGFDLDTAFIPPSTAIDSSGTLIQMLRRLLDILQAKVGALYGHHREPGKNVIEFRSGDVASFWLLHTASTAYAGLLHLYQHPQLHPERLFQQLLQLAGSLMTFAKSYTLTDLPSYSHMDLSGCVSKLDMIIRELLETVISARFFSIVLTETKPSYWLGRLDSQKIDANTRFYLAVGASLQASEIVDTVPIRFKIGSPDDVDKLVLSAMPGVRLIHAAQVPSAIPIRPGSFYFELEPRGPLYERMLQGQSVSIYVPNGFTDLTLELLAVTS